The Chaetodon trifascialis isolate fChaTrf1 chromosome 17, fChaTrf1.hap1, whole genome shotgun sequence genome has a segment encoding these proteins:
- the gpnmb gene encoding protein QNR-71 isoform X1 — MEALRCVFLLVCACFAHPAEGRKTFSDMFPHKHAAAGKLPFPIPPIPGWDPDTNPWNDYLYPPLNPTNPKELMHHRAGKPKVHLTSDSPALNGSCVSFTAKLEYPPCQKENARGDLVWDEHCEDGMELEASANGQVRSGYVYNWTSWLDDYGFGKCTDKQKCNMFPDGKPFPQSNDWRRKSYVYVWHMMGQYYETCDGSSSSVTINTTNIPLGAEVMEVMVYRKRERRKYSPLTTDNTVFYVTDKIPLAVNISQKAAVNQSENVFFRGEDVVFKVQLHDPSGYLKTAAAIDYIWDFRDGNQLVTHRDVTTHTYSRLGRMSVKLVVEAAFPIECPPTAATPTQRSPTPPPPTEVPTHAVTVKVETTPPPPSTASKALPSFSTIAMTSGLPTTEPLPPTVASMSPESNPTTLAWLRTRRLNSNECFRYAYGTFVGNITIIEPKRVLNSQPSSRIVDVSASRVTNTDISFLVKCLGNIPTSACTIVSDPSCTQVHDIMCNDVPPLSACEVHLRRTFLEPGTYCVNITLEDSSSLALTSTTVTINKSQDTPVSKTSHAAEVVLSSTAVLVAVFAFIAYLVCKRYRVYRPIRRSMVEDASGQARVGCRMVRLREALFPSSEESHHLLIERRPL; from the exons ATGGAAGCTTTGcggtgtgtttttctcctggtTTGTGCCTGCTTTGCGCATCCAGCCGAAGGACGCAAAA CATTCAGTGACATGTTCCCCCACAagcatgcagcagcagggaaGTTGCCTTTTCCAATTCCACCAATCCCAGGCTGGGATCCTGACACCAACCCGTGGAATGATTACCTCTACCCCCCACTAAACCCCACAAACCCAAAAGAGCTCATGCACCACAGAG CAGGTAAACCAAAGGTTCATCTGACCAGCGACAGTCCGGCTCTCAACGGCTCTTGCGTCTCCTTCACCGCGAAGCTGGAGTACCCTCCATGCCAGAAGGAGAATGCCAGGGGGGACCTTGTATGGGATGAGCACTGTGAAGATGGTATGGAGCTGGAGGCCTCAG CCAATGGACAGGTGCGTTCAGGCTACGTGTACAACTGGACCTCCTGGTTGGACGACTATGGCTTTGGAAAGTGTACggacaaacagaaatgtaacatGTTCCCTGATGGGAAACCCTTCCCTCAGAGCAACGACTGGAGACGCAAGAGCTATGTCTATGTGTGGCACATGATGG GCCAGTACTACGAGACATGCGACGGCTCCTCCTCCAGCGTGACCATCAACACCACCAACATCCCTCTGGGGGCAGAGGTCATGGAGGTCATGGTCTACAGGAAACGTGAGCGCAGGAAGTACAGCCCCCTCACCACCGACAACACCGTATTCTACGTCACAG ATAAAATCCCACTGGCAGTCAACATTTCCCAGAAGGCtgcagtaaaccagtctgaGAACGTTTTCTTCCGTGGGGAGGACGTGGTCTTCAAAGTCCAGCTCCATGACCCAAGCGGGTACCTCAAAACCGCTGCTGCCATTGACTACATCTGGGACTTCAGGGATGGCAACCAGCTGGTCACACACCGCGACGTGaccacacacacctacagcagGCTGGGGAGAATGAGCGTGAAGCTGGTGGTGGAGGCAGCGTTCCCTATTGAGTGCCCGCCCACTGCTGCCACCCCGACTCAGAGGAGCCCCACGCCACCACCTCCCACCG AGGTTCCCACTCACGCTGTTACTGTCAAAGTGGAGACCACACCGC cacCACCCAGCACCGCCAGCAAGgccctcccctctttctctacCATTGCCATGACATCAGGCCTGCCCACCACGGAGCCCCTCCCCCCTACTGTTGCCAGTATGAGCCCAGAGTCCAACCCCACCACCCTGGCCTGGCTCCGAACCAGGCGCCTCAACAGCAATGAGTGCTTCCGCTACGCCTATGGGACCTTCGTGGGCAACATCACCATTATTG AGCCCAAGCGTGTGCTGAACAGTCAGCCAAGCAGTCGCATTGTGGACGTGTCGGCTTCCAGAGTGACCAACACTGACATCAGCTTCCTGGTGAAGTGTCTGGGAAA CATCCCCACGTCAGCCTGCACCATTGTGTCAGACCCCAGCTGTACTCAGGTGCATGACATCATGTGCAACGATGTGCCGCCGTTGTCAGCGTGTGAAGTGCATCTCAGGCGAACGTTTTTGGAGCCAGGCACCTACTGCGTCAACATCACCCTGGAGGACTCCAGCAGTCTGGCCCTGACCAGCACCACTGTCACCATCAACAAATCCCAGGACACACCTG TGTCCAAGACGTCTCATGCTGCAGAGGTGGTgctctcctccactgctgtgCTGGTGGCTGTATTTGCATTCATTGCCTATCTGGTCTGCAA GCGTTACAGGGTGTACCGTCCCATCCGTAGATCAATGGTGGAGGACGCCAGCGGCCAGGCCAGGGTGGGATGTCGCATGGTCCGTCTGAGGGAGGCACTCTTCCCCTCCAGTGAGGAGAGCCATCACCTGCTGATTGAGAGGCGCCCCCTGTAG
- the gpnmb gene encoding protein QNR-71 isoform X3: protein MEALRCVFLLVCACFAHPAEGRKTFSDMFPHKHAAAGKLPFPIPPIPGWDPDTNPWNDYLYPPLNPTNPKELMHHRAGKPKVHLTSDSPALNGSCVSFTAKLEYPPCQKENARGDLVWDEHCEDANGQVRSGYVYNWTSWLDDYGFGKCTDKQKCNMFPDGKPFPQSNDWRRKSYVYVWHMMGQYYETCDGSSSSVTINTTNIPLGAEVMEVMVYRKRERRKYSPLTTDNTVFYVTDKIPLAVNISQKAAVNQSENVFFRGEDVVFKVQLHDPSGYLKTAAAIDYIWDFRDGNQLVTHRDVTTHTYSRLGRMSVKLVVEAAFPIECPPTAATPTQRSPTPPPPTEVPTHAVTVKVETTPPPPSTASKALPSFSTIAMTSGLPTTEPLPPTVASMSPESNPTTLAWLRTRRLNSNECFRYAYGTFVGNITIIEPKRVLNSQPSSRIVDVSASRVTNTDISFLVKCLGNIPTSACTIVSDPSCTQVHDIMCNDVPPLSACEVHLRRTFLEPGTYCVNITLEDSSSLALTSTTVTINKSQDTPVSKTSHAAEVVLSSTAVLVAVFAFIAYLVCKRYRVYRPIRRSMVEDASGQARVGCRMVRLREALFPSSEESHHLLIERRPL from the exons ATGGAAGCTTTGcggtgtgtttttctcctggtTTGTGCCTGCTTTGCGCATCCAGCCGAAGGACGCAAAA CATTCAGTGACATGTTCCCCCACAagcatgcagcagcagggaaGTTGCCTTTTCCAATTCCACCAATCCCAGGCTGGGATCCTGACACCAACCCGTGGAATGATTACCTCTACCCCCCACTAAACCCCACAAACCCAAAAGAGCTCATGCACCACAGAG CAGGTAAACCAAAGGTTCATCTGACCAGCGACAGTCCGGCTCTCAACGGCTCTTGCGTCTCCTTCACCGCGAAGCTGGAGTACCCTCCATGCCAGAAGGAGAATGCCAGGGGGGACCTTGTATGGGATGAGCACTGTGAAGATG CCAATGGACAGGTGCGTTCAGGCTACGTGTACAACTGGACCTCCTGGTTGGACGACTATGGCTTTGGAAAGTGTACggacaaacagaaatgtaacatGTTCCCTGATGGGAAACCCTTCCCTCAGAGCAACGACTGGAGACGCAAGAGCTATGTCTATGTGTGGCACATGATGG GCCAGTACTACGAGACATGCGACGGCTCCTCCTCCAGCGTGACCATCAACACCACCAACATCCCTCTGGGGGCAGAGGTCATGGAGGTCATGGTCTACAGGAAACGTGAGCGCAGGAAGTACAGCCCCCTCACCACCGACAACACCGTATTCTACGTCACAG ATAAAATCCCACTGGCAGTCAACATTTCCCAGAAGGCtgcagtaaaccagtctgaGAACGTTTTCTTCCGTGGGGAGGACGTGGTCTTCAAAGTCCAGCTCCATGACCCAAGCGGGTACCTCAAAACCGCTGCTGCCATTGACTACATCTGGGACTTCAGGGATGGCAACCAGCTGGTCACACACCGCGACGTGaccacacacacctacagcagGCTGGGGAGAATGAGCGTGAAGCTGGTGGTGGAGGCAGCGTTCCCTATTGAGTGCCCGCCCACTGCTGCCACCCCGACTCAGAGGAGCCCCACGCCACCACCTCCCACCG AGGTTCCCACTCACGCTGTTACTGTCAAAGTGGAGACCACACCGC cacCACCCAGCACCGCCAGCAAGgccctcccctctttctctacCATTGCCATGACATCAGGCCTGCCCACCACGGAGCCCCTCCCCCCTACTGTTGCCAGTATGAGCCCAGAGTCCAACCCCACCACCCTGGCCTGGCTCCGAACCAGGCGCCTCAACAGCAATGAGTGCTTCCGCTACGCCTATGGGACCTTCGTGGGCAACATCACCATTATTG AGCCCAAGCGTGTGCTGAACAGTCAGCCAAGCAGTCGCATTGTGGACGTGTCGGCTTCCAGAGTGACCAACACTGACATCAGCTTCCTGGTGAAGTGTCTGGGAAA CATCCCCACGTCAGCCTGCACCATTGTGTCAGACCCCAGCTGTACTCAGGTGCATGACATCATGTGCAACGATGTGCCGCCGTTGTCAGCGTGTGAAGTGCATCTCAGGCGAACGTTTTTGGAGCCAGGCACCTACTGCGTCAACATCACCCTGGAGGACTCCAGCAGTCTGGCCCTGACCAGCACCACTGTCACCATCAACAAATCCCAGGACACACCTG TGTCCAAGACGTCTCATGCTGCAGAGGTGGTgctctcctccactgctgtgCTGGTGGCTGTATTTGCATTCATTGCCTATCTGGTCTGCAA GCGTTACAGGGTGTACCGTCCCATCCGTAGATCAATGGTGGAGGACGCCAGCGGCCAGGCCAGGGTGGGATGTCGCATGGTCCGTCTGAGGGAGGCACTCTTCCCCTCCAGTGAGGAGAGCCATCACCTGCTGATTGAGAGGCGCCCCCTGTAG
- the gpnmb gene encoding protein QNR-71 isoform X4, whose product MEALRCVFLLVCACFAHPAEGRKTFSDMFPHKHAAAGKLPFPIPPIPGWDPDTNPWNDYLYPPLNPTNPKELMHHRGKPKVHLTSDSPALNGSCVSFTAKLEYPPCQKENARGDLVWDEHCEDANGQVRSGYVYNWTSWLDDYGFGKCTDKQKCNMFPDGKPFPQSNDWRRKSYVYVWHMMGQYYETCDGSSSSVTINTTNIPLGAEVMEVMVYRKRERRKYSPLTTDNTVFYVTDKIPLAVNISQKAAVNQSENVFFRGEDVVFKVQLHDPSGYLKTAAAIDYIWDFRDGNQLVTHRDVTTHTYSRLGRMSVKLVVEAAFPIECPPTAATPTQRSPTPPPPTEVPTHAVTVKVETTPPPPSTASKALPSFSTIAMTSGLPTTEPLPPTVASMSPESNPTTLAWLRTRRLNSNECFRYAYGTFVGNITIIEPKRVLNSQPSSRIVDVSASRVTNTDISFLVKCLGNIPTSACTIVSDPSCTQVHDIMCNDVPPLSACEVHLRRTFLEPGTYCVNITLEDSSSLALTSTTVTINKSQDTPVSKTSHAAEVVLSSTAVLVAVFAFIAYLVCKRYRVYRPIRRSMVEDASGQARVGCRMVRLREALFPSSEESHHLLIERRPL is encoded by the exons ATGGAAGCTTTGcggtgtgtttttctcctggtTTGTGCCTGCTTTGCGCATCCAGCCGAAGGACGCAAAA CATTCAGTGACATGTTCCCCCACAagcatgcagcagcagggaaGTTGCCTTTTCCAATTCCACCAATCCCAGGCTGGGATCCTGACACCAACCCGTGGAATGATTACCTCTACCCCCCACTAAACCCCACAAACCCAAAAGAGCTCATGCACCACAGAG GTAAACCAAAGGTTCATCTGACCAGCGACAGTCCGGCTCTCAACGGCTCTTGCGTCTCCTTCACCGCGAAGCTGGAGTACCCTCCATGCCAGAAGGAGAATGCCAGGGGGGACCTTGTATGGGATGAGCACTGTGAAGATG CCAATGGACAGGTGCGTTCAGGCTACGTGTACAACTGGACCTCCTGGTTGGACGACTATGGCTTTGGAAAGTGTACggacaaacagaaatgtaacatGTTCCCTGATGGGAAACCCTTCCCTCAGAGCAACGACTGGAGACGCAAGAGCTATGTCTATGTGTGGCACATGATGG GCCAGTACTACGAGACATGCGACGGCTCCTCCTCCAGCGTGACCATCAACACCACCAACATCCCTCTGGGGGCAGAGGTCATGGAGGTCATGGTCTACAGGAAACGTGAGCGCAGGAAGTACAGCCCCCTCACCACCGACAACACCGTATTCTACGTCACAG ATAAAATCCCACTGGCAGTCAACATTTCCCAGAAGGCtgcagtaaaccagtctgaGAACGTTTTCTTCCGTGGGGAGGACGTGGTCTTCAAAGTCCAGCTCCATGACCCAAGCGGGTACCTCAAAACCGCTGCTGCCATTGACTACATCTGGGACTTCAGGGATGGCAACCAGCTGGTCACACACCGCGACGTGaccacacacacctacagcagGCTGGGGAGAATGAGCGTGAAGCTGGTGGTGGAGGCAGCGTTCCCTATTGAGTGCCCGCCCACTGCTGCCACCCCGACTCAGAGGAGCCCCACGCCACCACCTCCCACCG AGGTTCCCACTCACGCTGTTACTGTCAAAGTGGAGACCACACCGC cacCACCCAGCACCGCCAGCAAGgccctcccctctttctctacCATTGCCATGACATCAGGCCTGCCCACCACGGAGCCCCTCCCCCCTACTGTTGCCAGTATGAGCCCAGAGTCCAACCCCACCACCCTGGCCTGGCTCCGAACCAGGCGCCTCAACAGCAATGAGTGCTTCCGCTACGCCTATGGGACCTTCGTGGGCAACATCACCATTATTG AGCCCAAGCGTGTGCTGAACAGTCAGCCAAGCAGTCGCATTGTGGACGTGTCGGCTTCCAGAGTGACCAACACTGACATCAGCTTCCTGGTGAAGTGTCTGGGAAA CATCCCCACGTCAGCCTGCACCATTGTGTCAGACCCCAGCTGTACTCAGGTGCATGACATCATGTGCAACGATGTGCCGCCGTTGTCAGCGTGTGAAGTGCATCTCAGGCGAACGTTTTTGGAGCCAGGCACCTACTGCGTCAACATCACCCTGGAGGACTCCAGCAGTCTGGCCCTGACCAGCACCACTGTCACCATCAACAAATCCCAGGACACACCTG TGTCCAAGACGTCTCATGCTGCAGAGGTGGTgctctcctccactgctgtgCTGGTGGCTGTATTTGCATTCATTGCCTATCTGGTCTGCAA GCGTTACAGGGTGTACCGTCCCATCCGTAGATCAATGGTGGAGGACGCCAGCGGCCAGGCCAGGGTGGGATGTCGCATGGTCCGTCTGAGGGAGGCACTCTTCCCCTCCAGTGAGGAGAGCCATCACCTGCTGATTGAGAGGCGCCCCCTGTAG
- the gpnmb gene encoding protein QNR-71 isoform X2, protein MEALRCVFLLVCACFAHPAEGRKTFSDMFPHKHAAAGKLPFPIPPIPGWDPDTNPWNDYLYPPLNPTNPKELMHHRGKPKVHLTSDSPALNGSCVSFTAKLEYPPCQKENARGDLVWDEHCEDGMELEASANGQVRSGYVYNWTSWLDDYGFGKCTDKQKCNMFPDGKPFPQSNDWRRKSYVYVWHMMGQYYETCDGSSSSVTINTTNIPLGAEVMEVMVYRKRERRKYSPLTTDNTVFYVTDKIPLAVNISQKAAVNQSENVFFRGEDVVFKVQLHDPSGYLKTAAAIDYIWDFRDGNQLVTHRDVTTHTYSRLGRMSVKLVVEAAFPIECPPTAATPTQRSPTPPPPTEVPTHAVTVKVETTPPPPSTASKALPSFSTIAMTSGLPTTEPLPPTVASMSPESNPTTLAWLRTRRLNSNECFRYAYGTFVGNITIIEPKRVLNSQPSSRIVDVSASRVTNTDISFLVKCLGNIPTSACTIVSDPSCTQVHDIMCNDVPPLSACEVHLRRTFLEPGTYCVNITLEDSSSLALTSTTVTINKSQDTPVSKTSHAAEVVLSSTAVLVAVFAFIAYLVCKRYRVYRPIRRSMVEDASGQARVGCRMVRLREALFPSSEESHHLLIERRPL, encoded by the exons ATGGAAGCTTTGcggtgtgtttttctcctggtTTGTGCCTGCTTTGCGCATCCAGCCGAAGGACGCAAAA CATTCAGTGACATGTTCCCCCACAagcatgcagcagcagggaaGTTGCCTTTTCCAATTCCACCAATCCCAGGCTGGGATCCTGACACCAACCCGTGGAATGATTACCTCTACCCCCCACTAAACCCCACAAACCCAAAAGAGCTCATGCACCACAGAG GTAAACCAAAGGTTCATCTGACCAGCGACAGTCCGGCTCTCAACGGCTCTTGCGTCTCCTTCACCGCGAAGCTGGAGTACCCTCCATGCCAGAAGGAGAATGCCAGGGGGGACCTTGTATGGGATGAGCACTGTGAAGATGGTATGGAGCTGGAGGCCTCAG CCAATGGACAGGTGCGTTCAGGCTACGTGTACAACTGGACCTCCTGGTTGGACGACTATGGCTTTGGAAAGTGTACggacaaacagaaatgtaacatGTTCCCTGATGGGAAACCCTTCCCTCAGAGCAACGACTGGAGACGCAAGAGCTATGTCTATGTGTGGCACATGATGG GCCAGTACTACGAGACATGCGACGGCTCCTCCTCCAGCGTGACCATCAACACCACCAACATCCCTCTGGGGGCAGAGGTCATGGAGGTCATGGTCTACAGGAAACGTGAGCGCAGGAAGTACAGCCCCCTCACCACCGACAACACCGTATTCTACGTCACAG ATAAAATCCCACTGGCAGTCAACATTTCCCAGAAGGCtgcagtaaaccagtctgaGAACGTTTTCTTCCGTGGGGAGGACGTGGTCTTCAAAGTCCAGCTCCATGACCCAAGCGGGTACCTCAAAACCGCTGCTGCCATTGACTACATCTGGGACTTCAGGGATGGCAACCAGCTGGTCACACACCGCGACGTGaccacacacacctacagcagGCTGGGGAGAATGAGCGTGAAGCTGGTGGTGGAGGCAGCGTTCCCTATTGAGTGCCCGCCCACTGCTGCCACCCCGACTCAGAGGAGCCCCACGCCACCACCTCCCACCG AGGTTCCCACTCACGCTGTTACTGTCAAAGTGGAGACCACACCGC cacCACCCAGCACCGCCAGCAAGgccctcccctctttctctacCATTGCCATGACATCAGGCCTGCCCACCACGGAGCCCCTCCCCCCTACTGTTGCCAGTATGAGCCCAGAGTCCAACCCCACCACCCTGGCCTGGCTCCGAACCAGGCGCCTCAACAGCAATGAGTGCTTCCGCTACGCCTATGGGACCTTCGTGGGCAACATCACCATTATTG AGCCCAAGCGTGTGCTGAACAGTCAGCCAAGCAGTCGCATTGTGGACGTGTCGGCTTCCAGAGTGACCAACACTGACATCAGCTTCCTGGTGAAGTGTCTGGGAAA CATCCCCACGTCAGCCTGCACCATTGTGTCAGACCCCAGCTGTACTCAGGTGCATGACATCATGTGCAACGATGTGCCGCCGTTGTCAGCGTGTGAAGTGCATCTCAGGCGAACGTTTTTGGAGCCAGGCACCTACTGCGTCAACATCACCCTGGAGGACTCCAGCAGTCTGGCCCTGACCAGCACCACTGTCACCATCAACAAATCCCAGGACACACCTG TGTCCAAGACGTCTCATGCTGCAGAGGTGGTgctctcctccactgctgtgCTGGTGGCTGTATTTGCATTCATTGCCTATCTGGTCTGCAA GCGTTACAGGGTGTACCGTCCCATCCGTAGATCAATGGTGGAGGACGCCAGCGGCCAGGCCAGGGTGGGATGTCGCATGGTCCGTCTGAGGGAGGCACTCTTCCCCTCCAGTGAGGAGAGCCATCACCTGCTGATTGAGAGGCGCCCCCTGTAG